Genomic segment of Cydia fagiglandana chromosome 16, ilCydFagi1.1, whole genome shotgun sequence:
TCcaaatgaaattaataaaaattgtctCTACTTTATTAACTAAATTACAAATTGAATGTGAAAACAATGTATTTTGAAATCTGTTTAAACATTTTGACTTGTGTCTAGTTTTCTTTTCAATATAGTGACTGGAGTCTAAATTAGCTTTTAGAACCCATTTTGCTTCTCCAAATGACAGTCATAATAACAAACTCCAACTGAGTGAAGTTGCTTTTATAAAATTATCGcctagttcctatggccacctttCATTAGTATACCAAACTTGAGCCAAATCAAATGACAGGAAGTGGATCTAATTTAGCTTACAAGATTTGAACACAACAAACGAACGAAGTTAACTCTTTCAccgccattgacttgatataaagtcagtaCATTTCGTGGCCCACACGCCACGACTTCATATCAAGTCTTGGTATTGGACAGGTTTGTTGACGTGCCATTTTTGACATGGCATTGATGACACTTTGTTAGTTAATTGACGTGtcggcgaaaaggttaaatacCTTGGTACAACACAGAAGTTTAAACAAAAGCTTGCAGTTGCTAGCAACTGACTTAATTCCTTAAGATGAGGACTAATCTTAAACACTAACACCTAATTCACTAACACTATTGACCAACTCTGTATTGTAGGATGGCAAGGTGATCATCTGGGACGCATTCTCAGCAACCAAGGAGCTGACTATTGCTATGCCCAGCACTTGGGTCATGGCTTGCGCTTACGCACCTTCAGGAAACATGGTGGCTGCGGGGTGAGTGCTCTTATTGTTGAAAGCCATGCAGTTGCAGCGCCATCTGAGCTGTTTTGTGTGCAATTAAATTAGGGGCAATCAAACTGTAAATTTGgtattctatagttcgtttttttagcattagaaagaacttgtaagaaggtaagcgatcttgacatgtcttttaattgaaaaatgctttttaaaaataagtaactatttcttatgaaagcagaagaatataaatgatcgtattagattcataattgttacatatttgccgtgacttatttttaaaatgtgtttttcaattaaaagacacgtcaagattgtttaccttatttctaatgctaaaaaaacgaactataggaaaaAAGATTACAAGAGAAAAGGTTAGTTACAATtaggtgccgtgaccaggatacgGTCATTTCCCCAAAGCTATGTAACTGGCTAGGCACAAATTGGTGTAGGTTTGattaactttattcatttcTTCCGGACTTCTCAAATTTATAAACACATTAGTACAGTACAGTcacttgcaataatatgttactcttcgaaggccacaaaaatatgtgacacgctcttatggctctacaaataagatcgtgtcagatatttttgctgcctttgttgtgtaacatattattgcaggtgactgtacagtagccatcagatatattagagcggccaaggtgctcaaaaatatctgaacacacactcTTACGcgttgataatagaggcgtgttcaaatatttgtgagcaccttggctgctccgatatatctgttgGCGGCGGTACCAGCAGCCTATTCACCTATCACAAGTCAGCACAGAACACTGCCATGAATGTATAAACCTTGTCCACAGCGGCCTCGACAACAAAGTGACAGTGTTTCCTCTCGGAGAAGAGAACAAAGAAGAGGGCGCCACCCGCAAGCGCACCGTCGCGACGCACACGTCCTACGTCTCATCTGTTCTGTTCCCGCGCACTGACAGACAGTTACTAACCGGCTCTGGGGACGGATCTGCAGCCCTCTGGGATGTGGAGTCCGGTCAACTGCTGCAGACGTTTCAGGTACGTCATATATTTTCTTAAAGTAGTGGGTGTATAATAGCAAGTTAAAGATATTTGTCATATTTGTCAGGTTGGATTCAATCTGGATTTTATACTATGTTCCTTTTAAGTTGACTAATTCTTTTTTACGTCATAAAGTAAAATTCTCTCTTGGGCGATATCATgatttttcttatatttttaaagggTAAATAAAGTTCTCTAAATGTAAATCATACAAAATGAGCACCAGTTGTAATTTCGAGATGCTATACCAAAATACTAAATTGCAAAGAAAAAAGATTTAGGTACTTCAGATCTGGCAAGAGTGTTATTTTTGCTGTTTGTATTGGTATAAACACCCTGTGCCTGATTCCTGAAATAAGAATAAATCTGATGCTGATAAGAAGATAAGTTAAGGATAGGTCagacatattttataattaaaaaaaaacaccgcgttaaaaaaaatcaactgCGACCCTTCTGAAAACCGATCCAAtacaaatagaaataattttattcgttaGCGCAAacacaaaaaagaaaattatacaagcagagaaacataaaaaaaggAGAAAGTGCCACGACATGCTCTCACTTCAGCACGTTGCTGTgttggcgacttccagcgctggtTCTCCGCAGTAATTGATAATTGGTCTCCAGGGTCACGCGGCGGACGTGCTCGCGCTGGATCTGGCCCCTTCGGACACGGGCGACACGTTCGCGTCGGGCGGCGCCGACCGCGCCGTGCTCGTGTGGGACATGCGTTCCGGCGCCGCCGTGCAGGCCTTCGACACGCACCGCTCCGACGTCACCAGCGTGCGCTTCCACCCTGGGGGGGACGCTCTAGCCACCGGTGAGTGACACACGTCGGGCGGCGCCGACCGCGCCGTGCTCGTGTGGGACATGCGCTCCGGCGCCGCCGTGCAGGCCTTCGACACGCACCGCTCCGACGTCACCAGCGTGCGCTTCCACCCTGGGGGGGACGCTCTAGCCACCGGTGAGTGACACACGTCGGGCGGCGCCGACCGCGCCGTGCTCGTGTGGGACATGCGCTCCGGCGCCGCCGTGCAGGCCTTCGACACGCACCGCTCCGACGTCACCAGCGTGCGCTTCCACCCTGGGGGGGACGCTCTAGCCACCGGTGAGTGACACACGTCGGGCGGCGCCGACCGCGCCGTGCTCGTGTGGGACATGCGCTCCGGCGCCGCCGTGCAGGCCTTCGACACGCACCGCTCCGACGTCACCAGCGTGCGCTTCCACCCTGGGGGGGACGCTCTAGCCACCGGTGAGTGACACACGTCGGGCGGCGCCGACCGCGCCGTGCTCGTGTGGGACATGCGCTCCGGCGCCGCCGTGCAGGCCTTCGACACGCACCGCTCCGACGTCACCAGCGTGCGCTTCCACCCTGGGGGGGACGCTCTAGCCACCGGTGAGTGACACACGTCGGGCGGCGCCGACCGCGCCGTGCTCGTGTGGGACATGCGCTCCGGCGCCGCCGTGCAGGCCTTCGACACGCACCGCTCCGACGTCACCAGCGTGCGCTTCCACCCTGGGGGGGACGCTCTAGCCACCGGTGAGTGACACACGTCGGGCGGCGCCGACCGCGCCGTGCTCGTGTGGGACATGCGCTCCGGCGCCGCCGTGCAGGCCTTCGACACGCACCGCTCCGACGTCACCAGCGTGCGCTTCCACCCTGGGGGGGACGCTCTAGCCACCGGTGAGTGACACACGTCGGGCGGCGCCGACCGCGCCGTGCTCGTGTGGGACATGCGCTCCGGCGCCGCCGTGCAGGCCTTCGACACGCACCGCTCCGACGTCACCAGCGTGCGCTACCACCCTGGGGGGGACGCTCTAGCCACCGGTGAGTGACACACGTCGGGCGGCGCCGACCGCGCCGTGCTCGTGTGGGACATGCGCTCCGGCGCCGCCGTGCAGGCCTTTTCTACATCCGATACCTAtgggatcggacaatgtgaaaacgctcttattTGAATACTCAATACTCAATATTTTGTTGCAAATTCACAAAGTTGTACAGGTGGTAAACTTATAAGGTAGGTCTTTGTGAACCTTGTCGGGCACTGcaatatattatttacaatacaaGGAGAGGAGAATTTgtgattaattataatatttatctttatttcATGGGATTTTCGCTCGAGCTCCATATCTAATGAagtgaaatgaaaacatttatttcaggcaactattggcccatagataattGGATCTAATGCAATCATATGCGACACAAATGGGGATGGAAAGAGAGCCCGTTGTGTGACTGCGGCCTTGAAGATCAAACCACCCAGCACATTGTAGAATGGTGCCCAAAGAGACGTTTCCAGGGCAGCCCGGAGGACCTCTACACCAATCTGACACCTGATGCGATCGATTGGCTGCGTAGCCTAGATGTCGACTTATAATTAGCTATACTAGTAGCATAATTATATTGCCTACAATATTAATACGCCATacgcttaaataaataaattggatCTAATGTAGTATCTATTGGTTGCAGGCGCGGACGACGCGGCGTGCCGCCTGTTTGACTTGCGCGCCGACCGCGAGGTGGCGCGCTACGCCAAGGACTCCATCATCTTCGGCGTCAACAGCGTCGACTGGTCGCTCTCCGGCCGGCTGCTCTTCGCCGGCTACAGCGACTACACAGCCAGCGCCTGGGACGCTCTGCGGGCACAGAGAGTGTGTGTACTCTGTGGCCATGAGCATAGAGTGTCGCGCGTGCAACTAGCACCAGATGGCGCCGCGTTAGCGACAGCTTCTTGGGATTCCACGCTGAGGGTAAGACAATCTC
This window contains:
- the LOC134671682 gene encoding guanine nucleotide-binding protein subunit beta-5; this translates as MAADTGGAAPQAGAGAGGASPEETLESLLREAEALKQKLEEERQKLNDVTLASVAERLEAINFPNLKPRRVLKGHQAKVLCSDWSQDKRHIVSSSQDGKVIIWDAFSATKELTIAMPSTWVMACAYAPSGNMVAAGGLDNKVTVFPLGEENKEEGATRKRTVATHTSYVSSVLFPRTDRQLLTGSGDGSAALWDVESGQLLQTFQGHAADVLALDLAPSDTGDTFASGGADRAVLVWDMRSGAAVQAFDTHRSDVTSVRFHPGGDALATGADDAACRLFDLRADREVARYAKDSIIFGVNSVDWSLSGRLLFAGYSDYTASAWDALRAQRVCVLCGHEHRVSRVQLAPDGAALATASWDSTLRIWA